One part of the Arabidopsis thaliana chromosome 1 sequence genome encodes these proteins:
- the PG2 gene encoding polygalacturonase 2 (polygalacturonase 2 (PG2); FUNCTIONS IN: polygalacturonase activity; INVOLVED IN: biological_process unknown; LOCATED IN: endomembrane system; EXPRESSED IN: 23 plant structures; EXPRESSED DURING: 13 growth stages; CONTAINS InterPro DOMAIN/s: BURP (InterPro:IPR004873); BEST Arabidopsis thaliana protein match is: BURP domain-containing protein (TAIR:AT1G23760.1); Has 2933 Blast hits to 2085 proteins in 370 species: Archae - 9; Bacteria - 765; Metazoa - 357; Fungi - 320; Plants - 613; Viruses - 5; Other Eukaryotes - 864 (source: NCBI BLink).): MLKQFLLLQSFSFFLFNVVIVGGRTFGGGFSAEENPFTPKASLVRYWNKEIRGQSPRSEFLISKASPLNAVDSATFSKLAAANSLPTRFPDFCSAANLFCFPDLGASLEKHDDDVKFSVYDQKNFTNYGNARAGGADSFKNYSKDGNVVTDSFRRYSRNAAGHDDKFTVYGENSNVVEEGFNSYGTFGTGGAGDFTNYQNNVNNPTSRFTAYSDGGNGRSQTFKTYTHEANAGNGQSFTSYGKNGNGVPNEFTSYGVSSNVIGSGFSNYGESGNAANDTFTSYGSDGNVPQNNFNNYGASGNAAVDTFANYRDKANVGDDSFSSYAKDSNSEKVNFVNYGQSFNPGSETFTGYGKGAEGSKLSFKTYTPNSTFKDYAKKGVAFAKYNVSTTTANTVGDGKTVNKWIEPGKFFRESSLKEGTVIPMPDIKDKMPKRSFLPRSIITKLPFSTSKLGEIKRIFHAVENSTMGGIITDAVTECERPPSVGETKRCVGSAEDMIDFATSVLGRSVVLRTTENVAGSKEKVVIGKVNGINGGKLTKAVSCHQSLYPYLLYYCHSVPKVRVYEADLLELNSKKKINHGIAICHMDTSSWGPSHGAFLALGSKPGRIEVCHWIFENDMNWAIAD; encoded by the exons atgctcaaacagtttcttcttctccaatccttctccttcttcctcttcaat GTAGTTATCGTCGGAGGAAGAACATTCGGCGGCGGTTTCTCAGCGGAGGAGAATCCATTTACTCCAAAAGCATCTCTAGTTCGTTACTGGAACAAAGAGATTCGTGGCCAATCTCCCAGATCGGAGTTTTTAATCTCAAAAGCTTCACCACTCAACGCCGTAGACTCAGCAACTTTCTCAAAACTCGCCGCCGCGAACTCGCTGCCGACTCGTTTTCCCGATTTCTGCTCCGCCGCGAATCTCTTCTGTTTTCCTGATTTAGGAGCGAGTCTCGAGAAACACGACGACGACGTTAAATTCTCCGTTTATGACCAGAAGAACTTCACTAACTACGGCAATGCTCGTGCCGGAGGAGCAGATTCGTTCAAAAACTACTCGAAAGACGGTAATGTCGTAACCGATTCGTTCCGGAGATACAGCCGTAACGCGGCGGGTCACGACGATAAATTCACTGTCTACGGTGAAAACAGTAACGTGGTAGAGGAAGGATTCAATTCATACGGAACATTCGGAACCGGCGGCGCCGGAGATTTCACTAACTACCAAAACAACGTGAACAATCCAACGAGTCGATTCACGGCGTATTCCGACGGAGGTAACGGTCGATCTCAAACATTCAAAACCTACACACACGAAGCTAACGCCGGTAACGGTCAATCATTCACAAGCTACGGCAAAAACGGAAACGGAGTTCCTAACGAGTTCACTTCTTACGGCGTCTCCTCCAATGTAATCGGCTCCGGTTTCTCTAACTACGGCGAGAGTGGAAACGCGGCGAACGATACCTTCACAAGCTACGGAAGCGACGGTAATGTACCTCAGAACAATTTTAATAACTACGGTGCTTCCGGTAACGCCGCCGTGGATACCTTCGCGAATTACAGAGACAAGGCCAACGTCGGAGACGATTCGTTCTCATCCTATGCGAAAGATTCGAATTCGGAGAAGGTTAATTTCGTAAATTACGGTCAATCTTTCAATCCCGGTTCAGAAACTTTCACCGGTTATGGCAAAGGAGCTGAAGGAAGCAAACTCAGCTTCAAAACCTATACACCAAACTCTACTTTCAAGGACTACGCCAAAAAGGGCGTCGCTTTTGCTAAATACAACGTTTCAACAACCACCGCGAACACCGTCGGCGATGGCAAAACCGTAAATAAATGGATCGAACCGGGTAAATTCTTTAGAGAATCGTCGCTTAAAGAAGGTACAGTGATTCCTATGCCTGATATTAAAGATAAAATGCCTAAAAGGTCGTTTTTACCCCGGAGTATAATTACGAAACTACCCTTCTCTACTTCTAAACTCGGTGAGATTAAGAGAATCTTCCACGCCGTTGAGAATTCGACGATGGGAGGTATAATCACCGACGCAGTGACGGAGTGCGAGAGGCCACCGAGCGTCGGAGAGACGAAACGGTGCGTAGGATCAGCGGAGGATATGATCGATTTCGCGACGTCGGTGTTAGGTCGTAGCGTGGTGCTTAGAACAACGGAGAACGTAGCCGGGTCAAAGGAAAAGGTAGTGATCGGGAAAGTCAACGGAATCAACGGTGGGAAATTAACGAAAGCTGTGTCGTGTCATCAGAGTTTGTACCCGTATCTATTGTATTACTGCCACTCCGTACCAAAGGTTCGGGTATACGAAGCTGATCTTCTAGAGTTGAAtagtaagaagaagattaaccACGGGATTGCCATCTGTCACATGGACACGTCATCATGGGGTCCGAGTCATGGAGCTTTCTTAGCTCTCGGGTCAAAACCGGGTCGGATCGAAGTTTGTCACTGGATATTTGAGAACGACATGAACTGGGCTATCGCTGATTAG